The Onthophagus taurus isolate NC unplaced genomic scaffold, IU_Otau_3.0 ScKx7SY_14, whole genome shotgun sequence genome includes a region encoding these proteins:
- the LOC139432303 gene encoding uncharacterized protein, with protein MAKPLDISRLTQSMLTYELAVRGVSDVATVKEMRGVLRSMISLEKTGRKMDYPAHPFSFDVDLQALNEGYDEIRPLVADFADLKSSPSYRRLAAQLVHYIGRIERSRPALNTEKTSRTQLLVKFHKLRADLDSRAKAVSVRSTSAVGGVLDLSLIELPTSSEGSGSDDDDTDSRNVSGGASGVMVTPARKSIPVAKWGLTFDGSSSGLSLSAFLSQVEELRVARNVSAGELFASAYDLFSGRALVWYQSTRKRVSDWKELVEFLREEFQPFDYEERLFEEIRQRTQGVSESIGMYLAVMNVFFERLEQAGHELRESVKLKLILKNLAPYYQHHLAMVEVKSLDELRRVCRQLEYKRAVVETYHPPPARSKVMETDLACMEVISSPGCSSATVVVDKVCETIQSPVRTGSSIICFNCRKELSIVFGKRESAEVNGRPSYESSKSTDLDIRMQSVLSFIVDSARGDERPYLDVVILGQGFKGLLDSGASRTILGRSGWSRLQSVGVVMHTARGCCTVANGQKCESLGSCSLPIVLRGRVRILNVLVVPGVEHELVLGVDFWRAMGIVPDLRSGEWTFCDSIEAQSTDSLSSLSDEQRRQLDDMLNDHFKGQRNGLGCTSLVKHVIRTSAEPIKQRYYPVNPIVQRHIDEELQNMLDLGVVEPSDSPWSSPILLVKKKDGSFRFCVDFRRLNGVTERDAYPIPYVSDTLNKLRNAKYLSTLDIKSAYWQIPVDENSKKFTAFTVPNRGLFQFTRMPFGLHNAPATWQRLIDQVIGADLEPRAFVYLDDIVVVTSTFQEHVETLREVLRRLRVAGLTVSREKCQWVRPELKYLGYVVSSRGLQVDPEKIKSIIELPVPKNVREVRRILGMMSWYRKFVPQFSTYTAPITDLLRKNRKFVWSPGCEDSFRVLKEKLISAPILSCPDFDRPFILQTDASGYGIGAVLSQVVNGEEHVVCYLSRSLLRTERNYSTTERECLAVLWAIEKLRPYLEGVQFQVITDHASLAWLQNLRDPVGRLARWAVRLQQYDFRIIHRRGKDNVVPDALSRAVPIVDCVQVEQIQDKWWKRVYESVLGEPLKFPNWRVSDGQLYKYVESKFPGLDGGDSWKLVIPKEHSSEVLLAENALGCCLLCSAM; from the exons ATGGCAAAGCCCTTAGATATTTCCCGTTTGACTCAGTCTATGTTAACGTACGAGCTTGCTGTAAGGGGTGTGAGTGATGTCGCCACGGTGAAAGAGATGCGTGGTGTGCTGAGAAGTATGATTTCCTTGGAGAAAACTGGACGGAAAATGGATTACCCCGCTCACCCGTTTTCTTTTGATGTTGATTTACAGGCTCTTAATGAGGGTTACGATGAAATTAGACCGTTGGTGGCTGACTTCGCTGATCTTAAGTCTTCGCCGTCTTACAGGAGGTTAGCTGCTCAGTTGGTGCATTACATTGGGCGGATTGAGCGATCACGTCCGGCCTTGAACACCGAGAAAACATCTCGAACTCAATTATTGGTTAAATTTCATAAGCTTCGAGCGGATCTGGATTCTCGAGCGAAAGCGGTTTCCGTACGTAGTACGTCAGCAGTTGGTGGGGTCTTGGATCTATCGTTGATTGAATTGCCAACGAGTTCTGAAGGTTCTGGTTCCGACGACGACGATACTGATTCTCGAAACGTTTCAGGTGGTGCTTCTGGTGTGATGGTTACGCCAGCTAGGAAATCAATACCGGTGGCCAAATGGGGTTTAACTTTTGATGGTTCTTCTTCGGGGTTGTCCCTCAGTGCATTTTTATCTCAGGTGGAGGAGCTTCGAGTGGCTAGGAATGTTAGTGCGGGTGAATTGTTCGCTTCTGCGTATGATTTATTTAGTGGCAGGGCCTTGGTGTGGTATCAGTCTACACGTAAGCGCGTTTCCGACTGGAAAGAATTGGTCGAGTTTTTGCGTGAGGAATTTCAGCCCTTCGATTACGAGGAACGACTTTTCGAGGAAATTAGGCAACGTACACAAGGTGTGAGTGAGTCGATTGGCATGTATTTAGCCGTCATGAATGTGTTTTTCGAGCGGTTGGAACAGGCTGGTCATGAGTTGCGTGAGTCCGTGAAACTGAAGTTAATCCTGAAAAACCTTGCTCCGTATTATCAACATCATTTGGCTATGGTGGAGGTGAAATCATTAGACGAACTTCGCCGTGTTTGTAGACAATTAGAGTATAAGCGTGCGGTTGTGGAAACCTATCATCCCCCTCCGGCGAGATCCAAGGTGATGGAGACTGATTTGGCCTGTATGGAGGTGATTTCTTCACCGGGTTGTTCTTCGGCGACTGTAGTGGTCGACAAGGTCTGCGAAACAATTCAATCGCCTGTTAGAACAGGTTCAtccattatttgttttaactgTCGTAAG GAGTTGTCCATCGTGTTCGGGAAACGGGAATCGGCGGAAGTGAATGGTCGTCCTTCCTATGAGTCATCAAAATCGACCGATCTTGATATCCGTATGCAGAGTGTTTTGAGTTTTATTGTCGATAGTGCAAGGGGTGATGAGCGACCTTATCTTGATGTCGTTATTTTGGGTCAGGGGTTTAAGGGATTGTTGGATAGTGGAGCATCGCGTACTATTTTGGGAAGATCTGGTTGGAGTCGTTTACAGTCTGTGGGAGTAGTGATGCATACTGCAAGGGGTTGCTGTACTGTTGCGAATGGTCAGAAATGTGAGTCGTTGGGAAGTTGTTCTTTACCGATTGTACTCCGTGGAAGAGTGAGGATCTTGAATGTCTTGGTGGTTCCTGGAGTGGAACATGAGTTGGTGTTAGGTGTTGATTTCTGGCGAGCCATGGGTATAGTTCCTGATTTGCGTAGCGGAGAGTGGACGTTTTGTGATTCCATCGAAGCGCAAAGTACTGATTCTTTATCGAGTCTTAGCGACGAGCAGAGACGACAACTCGACGACATGCTTAATGATCATTTTAAGGGCCAAAGGAATGGTTTGGGATGTACCAGCTTGGTTAAACATGTGATTCGTACTTCCGCGGAACCTATAAAACAACGTTACTACCCTGTAAATCCTATTGTTCAGAGACACATTGACGAGGAACTTCAGAATATGTTGGATTTAGGTGTTGTAGAGCCATCAGATAGTCCCTGGAGTAGTCCAATCCtgttagttaaaaaaaaagatggtAGTTTTCGTTTTTGTGTTGATTTCCGTAGACTCAACGGCGTCACTGAGCGTGATGCTTACCCTATACCATATGTGTCCGACACCCTAAATAAATTGAGAAACGCGAAATACCTATCCACTCTGGACATTAAGTCTGCTTACTGGCAAATTCCGGTCGACGagaattccaaaaaatttacaGCTTTTACTGTTCCGAATAGGGGTCTTTTCCAATTTACGAGGATGCCGTTTGGGCTCCACAATGCGCCGGCTACTTGGCAGCGTCTTATTGATCAGGTGATTGGAGCGGATTTGGAGCCGAGAGCTTTTGTGTATCTTGACGATATTGTGGTGGTTACGTCGACGTTCCAGGAACATGTCGAAACGTTGCGGGAGGTTTTGAGACGACTTCGGGTTGCTGGGCTCACGGTGAGTCGTGAGAAATGTCAATGGGTTCGCCCGGAACTGAAGTACTTAGGTTATGTTGTGAGCAGTAGAGGTCTTCAGGTTGATCCGGAAAAGATTAAGTCCATTATAGAGCTTCCTGTTCCTAAAAATGTCAGAGAAGTGCGTCGAATCCTTGGTATGATGTCTTGGTATCGGAAGTTTGTTCCCCAGTTTTCCACCTATACAGCTCCCATCACGGATTTATTGAGGAAAAACCGGAAATTTGTCTGGTCTCCGGGATGTGAGGATTCTTTTCGAGTTCTGAAGGAGAAACTTATTTCTGCTCCTATTTTGTCTTGCCCCGACTTTGATCGGCCGTTCATTCTTCAGACTGACGCTTCAGGTTACGGTATTGGCGCGGTTCTGTCGCAGGTTGTCAATGGTGAGGAACATGTTGTGTGTTATTTGAGTCGGTCCCTTTTGCGTACAGAGCGTAATTATTCCACGACTGAACGGGAGTGTCTCGCTGTCCTTTGGGCTATCGAAAAGTTGCGTCCTTATCTCGAAGGTGTTCAGTTTCAGGTTATCACTGATCACGCTTCCCTTGCTTGGCTTCAGAATCTCAGGGATCCGGTAGGTCGTTTAGCGCGTTGGGCAGTAAGATTACAGCAGTATGACTTCCGTATAATTCATCGTAGGGGGAAGGATAACGTAGTTCCCGATGCTCTTTCACGTGCAGTTCCGATTGTTGATTGTGTGCAGGTTGAGCAGATTCAGGACAAATGGTGGAAAAGAGTGTATGAGTCGGTTTTAGGTGAGCCTTTGAAATTTCCTAATTGGAGAGTGTCCGACGGTCAGCTCTATAAGTATGTTGAGTCTAAGTTTCCTGGTTTGGATGGTGGGGATAGTTGGAAGTTAGTTATACCTAAGGAACACAG CTCAGAAGTGTTATTGGCCGAAAATGCGCTCGGATGTTGCCTCTTATGTTCGGCGATGTGA